The genomic stretch CCTTTTTGCACAATTTAGATTTGTTGAAACGATCTGAATGGGGGAAAACGCATCTTTTGCTTTTCGGGCCCTAAAAACTCCAATCGTGGAAAAAGTGTTCCATCCGTAAGCGGTTCTCTCAACACGGTATCGGCTCCGGAACGGCTTTTTGGGTGTCAGCTGCCCCGCGCTCCCGTGTGGTGGGATTCAGGACTCTCTGATCGCGGTGAGAGCATCCAGCTCTGGACGGCGAGTTCAACGATACTCCTGAAGGCGCGGGGGTTCACGGCAGTCACCAGCCATCTCTGGCCGGAGAGATGGTTCGGCGTCCTCTCTGCCGACCGGGTGCCCTTCGACTACGTCACTCCTCCGGCTCCTTCCGGGCTCCCTTCCACTCCCCCTTCAGTTCGGGGTAGTCCGCGAGGATCTTGCTGACCGTGCTCCTGCTGACGTCGAACATCCGACAGATCTGGCTGATGCTCGTCCCGGCCTGCCGCACCGTGAGGAGAGCCTCGACCTGCCCCTCGTTGAGCGCCCTCGGCCTCCCGATGGGGCGCCCATTATCCTTCTTCGTCTTCTTCGAGACGGCCGGGGCGGCTTTCCGGGCACTCTCGCGGTACTGCTCCATGTACTCGATGAAGTTGCCGATCGCCGCCCTTCTCTGCTCCGGATCGTCCCGGGACCCGAAGAAATCGTTGTTCACGCAGTAGACGGTGTACTGTTCGTTTAAGGTCTTAAGCGCGGCAAGCCCGGCGTCCAGGTCCCTCGCGAGGCCCGCAAGGTCGTAGATGATGATGTCAGGACAATTATTGGCGCTGCAATACTCCAGCATCGCCGCAAAGCCCTTCCGTTTCTCCGGGGGCGTTGCGTTTGCCCGGTGGTCGTGGAAGATTTCAACAATCTGAAACCGGTATTTGCAAAAATCCTCTACTTCCTCCTTTTGTGCTGCGAAATCCCCCTTCTTTCTCGTATTCAAATATGCCACAGCATCTCTTTTCATCCGATTATGATGCCGTACAATCGTATATATTATTTTTGAAAACACACGCGCCATGCCGATCTGCGGCACAGCCGGAGAACCCGGGCACGTTAGGGGCAATGTGCTAAAATGTCCCGGGGAATACTTTTCAGGCGGTAGATGCTGCAGGCTCGAAAAAAAGGTGAATATTACTCCTGCTGCTTCAGGGACTCCCACCGGTCGAGAACCTGTTTCCCCTCGACAAAGACGAGCCCGTGCTTCCTCGCATACTCCATCGCACCCTCCTTCGAGAGAGCGAACCCCGTCTCGTCGTCCAGCATCTCGCAGATCGTGACCGCCGGGGTGATATCGGCCATGCCGGCAAGCGCGATCGAGAGCTCGGTCTGCCCCCGCCGCTCGTCGAGGAGCCGGTCGGCGGCCCGGAGAAGCGCCATGTGCCCCGGCGTCCGGAAGTGCGCCGCAAAGTCGTGCCCGCCGCCGTTGAGCGACTTCTTCACCTCGTCCGCGATGGCGGTGACCGTCAGCGCCCGGTCGCGGTCCGTCACCCCGGTATAGGTCTCGCGGTGGTTCACCCAGAGGGAGAACGAAGAGTGGTTCTTCGGGTCGTACGGAACCTCCCCGTCCCGCTCAACGAGGCTGCAGGCCCGCAGGACTTCGTGCGCAAACGGGAGGCCGAGCCTCTTTGCAGCCACGGGGTGGACCGCCGTGCAGATCAGCCCGCCGCCGTCTTTGCGCATCTGCCGGATGTGGGCGGGCGTGACGGCGTCCGACCGGATCGCGAAATCCGTCTCCCGCTCGCGGTCGTCAAAGTCGTATAACAGGACAAATTCGCCCCTCGCGAGGGCCTGTATGGCTGCATCAATCATGGGTAATCTCCACCTCAATCGTATCGTTATCGTTCAGGTTCAGGGATTTGCGGAGTTCGCACCCGGCGATGACCTCGATGGTATCTTCCGGGTAGTGGGTGCGGGAGGGCTCGACGATCGCGCATCTCTGCCCCCTGATCCGGCAGGGGATCACCTTGGCACCGCCGAACGTCCGCTCATCGGCAGTAAACCCGGGGATCTCGATCCATCCGGCGTGATCGAGCTGGTTACGAACCACGATGCTCGCCGCATCGAGCCGGATGTTCAGGGTTCCGGGGAAGGGTTCGAACCCGAGACAACTGCCGAACTGCTCCTTGTAATGTGGAATGCTCATGTAGTAGCGGCCCTCCCCGAGCCCGCTGATCACGGTTCCGGTCAGGGTGTACCGCCTCTGATCCGGGTTGAAGATCCGGACGTAATCCGCATACTCCCGCTTCAGCGCCTGCTCGCCCTCGCGGGTGACGGCGACGTACTGGCCGTCGGGCTTCATCGTTCGGGCGACGAACTGCTGCCGCTCAAGCGCGATCAGCCGCCGTGAGGCGGTCTGAGGGCTGATACCCAGTTCGTTTCCGAGCGACTGCGACGAGAGCCATATCGGGCCCCGGCACCCGCCGAGCAGGGCAATTGTCTTCAAGGACTGCAGATCTTCCGCTTCAACCATTGTATCAGAATTGAGATGCATACTATATACGGGTTGCGCAACGATCCCGCACCCCCCGACTTCGACATTTCACGAAGTGGGATACGCTAATTATTTAAGTCGGGGATGCTGACATTAGCTCTATGAAATCCGGGGTGCGGCATCAACTTGCCGAGAAGATGGCAGGAGAGATCACACTCTCGGACTCACCGGGTCAGGCCTTGAAGAAGTGGCGGCAGAGCTTCAACATCCCCCAGGGATTGCTCGCCGAGCGTCTTGAGGTCTCTCCCTCAGTTATCAGTGACTACGAAAGCGGACGGCGAAAGAGTCCGGGAACCGCCATCGTCGGCAAGATCGTCGACACGATCCTCTCGATCGACGAGGACAACGGCGGTCGGTTCATCAACAAATTTGCAAAAATTCTGTACAGTGAGTTCGACGAAGACGTCATCTACGACATCCACGAGTACGCGTCCCCCATGGCCCTCTCCGACTTCGCCGAAGTCATCGGCGCCACGACGCTCTGCGGTTCGATGGACCAGACGGTCTACGGCTACACGGTGGTGAACAGCCTCAATGCAATCCTTCAACTCTCTTCGAGCGAGTTCAACCGCATCTACGGCTGGAGCACGGAGCGTGCCCTCATCTTCACCGAGGTCTCGACCGGGAAGTCACCCATGGTGGCGATCCGGGTCACGCCCTTTAAACCGCGCTGTGTGGTGCTGCAGGGGATCAGCCCGGACGAGGTGCATCCGTTGATCCCGGGTCTCGCGGAGCGCGACCGGATCACGGTACTCTGCACCGAGGTGGATATCGAGACGATCATCAGTTCACTGCGAGGAAAGTTATGGTAGGCATTTATTCGTACGGCGTCTACATCCCGCGATACCGGATCAAAGTCCCGGAGATCGCGCGGGTCTGGGGCGGCAATGCAAACGACGTCATGAGAGGGCTCGGGGTCTTTGAGAAATCCGTCCCCGATCTCGATGAAGACACAGCAACGATCGCCGTTGAGGCGGCACGCGCCGCCCTCCGGCGGAGAACCGTCGACACCGACGCCGTCGGCGCCATCTACGTGGGGAGCGAGTCGCACCCCTACGCGGTCAAGCCCACGGCCTGTACGGTCGGCGAGGCGATCGGGGCGACCCCGAACATGACCGCCGCCGACTACGAGTTCGCGTGCAAGGCGGGAACGGCAGGCATCCAGACCTGCATGGGCATGGTCAAGAGCGGGATGATCCCGCTCGGGATCGCCATCGGTGCGGACGTGGCGCAGGGCGCTCCCGGTGATGCGCTCGAGTACACGGCGGCGGCCGGCGGGGCTGCGTTCGTCATCGGCAATGAGGACGTCATCGCCGAGATCAACCACACCTGTTCGTTCACCACCGACACGCCCGACTTCTGGCGGCGCGAAGGGCAGAACTACCCCCGTCACGGCGGGCGGTTCACCGGCGATCCCGGCTACTTCAAGCACGTTCAGGGTGCGGCGCGGCTGATGCTCGATGCGATGAAGACAGGCCCGAAAGACTACGATTACGCCGTCTTCCACCAGCCCAACGCGAAGTTCCCGCAGCGGGTGGCGAAGATGCTCGGGTTCACGGATGAGCAGATTCGGCCCGGCCTCGTCGTCCCGCGGCTCGGCAACACCTACTCGGGTGCGTCGATGATCGGGCTTGCGGCTACGCTCGACGTGGCAAAGCCGGGTGACCGGATCTTCGTCACCTCGTTCGGGTCCGGGGCCGGGAGCGACGCCTTCGACATCACGGTGACCGACGCCATCGAGTCCGCAGGGTTCGACCGGGCGGCGGCGCCGAGCGTGGAGAAACTCCTCGCAAATCCGACCTACCTCGACTATGCACTGTATGCCAAACACAAGGGAAAGATCGTGATGCAGAAATGAGAGACGTAGCAGTAATCGGAGTCGGGTGCACGGAGTTCGGGGAACACTGGGGAACCTCGTTCCGCGACCTCTTCGTGAAGGCCGGGGCGCTGGCGCTCGAGGATGCCGGCGTCACCGGCGAGAAGATCGACGCGCTCTACGTCGGGAACATGAGTGCCGGCCGGTTCGTCGAGCAGGAGCACATCGGAGCCCTGATCGCGGATTACGCCGGGTTGGCGACCAACCACGTCCCCTCGACCCGCGTGGAGGCGGCCTGCGCCTCCGGCGGGCTTGCCTTCCGGCAGGCGGTCATCGCGGTCGCGAGCGGCATGGAGGATATCGTCGTCGCGGCGGGCGTCGAGAAGATGACCGACGTCGGGACCGGGGCGAGCGTGGACATGCTCGCGAGCGCCGCGGACCGCGAGTGGGAAGGGTTCGCCGGGGCGACCTTCCCCGGGCTCTACGCGATGATCGCAAACGACTACATGCACCGCTACCCCCTCACCCGGGAGCAGCTTGCACAGGTCGCGGTCAAAAACCACGAGAACGGCGCAAGAAACCCGATTGCACAGTTCCAGAACCGTATCACGGTCGACACGGTGCTGAACTCCTCGCTCGTGGCCGACCCGCTGCGGCTCTTCGACTGCTCGCCGATCACCGACGGTGCGGCGGCGGTCGTGGTGGTGCCGCTCGACCGCGCCCGTGAGTTCACCGATTCGCCGGTGCGGGTGCTTGCAAGCGCCCAGGCAAGCGACACCATCGCGCTCCACGACCGGCGGGACATCTCCACCATGGACGCCACGGTCGCCGCAGGCAAACGGGCGTTTGCCCAGTCAGGCCTTGCCCACAAGGACATCGACATGGTGGAGGTCCACGACTGCTTCACGATCGCGGAGATCTGCGCAATCGAGGACCTCGGATTCTGCAAGAAGGGCGAAGCAGGGAAGCTCACCGCGGACGGGGTCACGGCCCTCAACGGGGATATCCCGGTGAACACGAGCGGCGGCCTGAAGGCCTGCGGCCACCCGGTCGGTGCGACCGGGATCAAGCAGATCTACGAGATCGTCAGCCAGCTCCGCGGCGAGGCCGGTGCGAGACAGGTAGACGCGGAGATCGGTATGGCGCATAACGTCGGCGGCACCGGCGCGACGGTCGTCGTGCACATTCTGGGGGCCTAACAATGTCGGTCTCACGGTTCTGGAGAAAGATCCCGCAGCGCTACAACCTCGTCGGGACGCAGTGCACGACCTGCGGACGGTACTTCTTCCCGCCCCGGTCGCTCTGCCCCGACTGCCGGCGGAGCGGCAAGATCGTCGACCACAAGTTCACCGGTGAGGGAACGGTCGTCACCTACACGGTGATCCGGTCGGCAAGCGACCAGTTCGAGCATACCACCCCCTACGTCCTCGCGGTCGTCGAGCTCGACGAGGGGCCGAGGCTCACCACCCAGGTCGCCTGCACGCCAGAGGAGGCGAAGATCGGGATGCGGGTCAAAAGTGTCTTCCGCCGGGTGGCGGCGGACGGCGAGAGCGGCACCATCCACTACGGCACGAAGTTCGTGCCGGTGGAGTAATCACTTTTTGGGCTGCCCGGAGAGCGGCCCCGGATGGCGGCCCTTCTTGCGCCTTTGCGCGAGACGCCGTCACTATACCTCCACTTCGCGGCTTCGCGCTTTCACACCTTGCGGTGCTCATGCTCCTGCCCGTAGGGCAGTCACACTTCGCGTGAGACCGTATTGTTATCTGCACCTGTTATCTCACGCGAAACCGCAAAGTGCGACTGGCCGAAGGTGCGACGTTCCAGAGGAACGGAGCTGGAGCACCGTTAGGTGCGTGGGCCGGAATTCGAGCACCCTCAGGTGCGAAGACGGGTGAAGGGGCTGACAACCCCTCATTGCACTTTATGTGAGGGGAGAGGACTGCCAATCCTGGACCTAGATCCCTCACCTACCCTCTTTCTCCACGGTGATGTCATACACCGCGTGCCACTTCCCCGGCGAATACGTTCTGACCTGCCGCTCGGCGACCTCTCCCCGGGTAACCTCGCGGATCCGGGGGAGGTATTCGCCCTCCTCCTCCTCGAGCGCATAGAGGTGGATCGTCCCGCCGTCCCGGCAGAGGGCGGCCGCCGCCGGGAGGAACTCCGGCGCGGCGAGGGGGAGGTTCATGACGATCCGGTCGAAGGGAGGAAACCCAAGCCGGGGGAGGTGGGCGGCGTCGGCGAGCACCGGGATGACGTTTCCGGTGCGGTTGAGCGCGATGTTCTCGATCAGGAGGTGGACCGCGGCGGGGTTGAGGTCGGCGGCGACGACGATCCCCGCCTTCCCGGCGAGGGTGATCGCGAACGGCCCGACCCCGGCGAACATGTCGAGGACCCGCTCCCCCTCCTCCATCGCCCCGAGAACGCGTTGCCGCTCGGTTGAGAGCCGGGCGGAGAAGTAAGCGAGGGAGAGATCGACGTCGAAGGAGTGGCCGTACTCCGTCACCCGGGTGCGGGTGGCGGGCACTCCTGCAAGGACGGAGAACCGGCGGGTGCGGTACTCCCCCTCGACCGCAGTCTCGGGAAAGAGCACCGTCGCAAGCGACGGCCGGGAGGCGAGCAGCCGCTCGGCGCCCTCCGGGTCGTTCTCCTGCATGATGGCGATCCCTCCCACGAGCTCGTGACGGGGGAGGTCGAGGCGTTCCGACACCGCCTCGAACTCGCACCGGACGGTGCCCGGGACTTCCTCCGTCACCGGGAAGAGGATCGCGTCGCCCTCCGGGCGCGGGCGGAACCGTCGGTCGAGGAGCCCTTCCTCAAGCAGCCGGCGCCGTCTCTCCTCAGCCTCTCGTCTCGGCACCGCAAGGCACCACTGTTCTTCTCCCACATCGACCACCAGCCATCTTTAGATATGAACTCTCATACTTATTCATGGATGAGTATATCGAGAGGCTGAAAGACGGGTCTCTCAAACTCTACGCCCTCGAGAAGGAGCTCCCCCCCGAGGAGGCCGTCCGGGTGCGCCGGGCGTTCATCGAGGGCGAGACCGGCACCGCCCTCCCGAAGGTCGGGTCGTTCACGATCGATATCGACCGGGTCGTGAAGCGCAACATCGAAAACATGATCGGCGCCGTCCAGGTGCCGCTCGGTGTCGCGGGACCGATCCGGGTGAAAGGCGAGTACGCCGACGGGTCCTACTACCTCCCGCTCGCGACGACCGAAGGGGCGCTCGTCGCGTCGGTGAACCGCGGCTGTTCCCTCGTCACG from Methanoculleus chikugoensis encodes the following:
- a CDS encoding helix-turn-helix domain-containing protein gives rise to the protein MKSGVRHQLAEKMAGEITLSDSPGQALKKWRQSFNIPQGLLAERLEVSPSVISDYESGRRKSPGTAIVGKIVDTILSIDEDNGGRFINKFAKILYSEFDEDVIYDIHEYASPMALSDFAEVIGATTLCGSMDQTVYGYTVVNSLNAILQLSSSEFNRIYGWSTERALIFTEVSTGKSPMVAIRVTPFKPRCVVLQGISPDEVHPLIPGLAERDRITVLCTEVDIETIISSLRGKLW
- a CDS encoding Zn-ribbon domain-containing OB-fold protein, with product MSVSRFWRKIPQRYNLVGTQCTTCGRYFFPPRSLCPDCRRSGKIVDHKFTGEGTVVTYTVIRSASDQFEHTTPYVLAVVELDEGPRLTTQVACTPEEAKIGMRVKSVFRRVAADGESGTIHYGTKFVPVE
- a CDS encoding thiolase domain-containing protein, encoding MRDVAVIGVGCTEFGEHWGTSFRDLFVKAGALALEDAGVTGEKIDALYVGNMSAGRFVEQEHIGALIADYAGLATNHVPSTRVEAACASGGLAFRQAVIAVASGMEDIVVAAGVEKMTDVGTGASVDMLASAADREWEGFAGATFPGLYAMIANDYMHRYPLTREQLAQVAVKNHENGARNPIAQFQNRITVDTVLNSSLVADPLRLFDCSPITDGAAAVVVVPLDRAREFTDSPVRVLASAQASDTIALHDRRDISTMDATVAAGKRAFAQSGLAHKDIDMVEVHDCFTIAEICAIEDLGFCKKGEAGKLTADGVTALNGDIPVNTSGGLKACGHPVGATGIKQIYEIVSQLRGEAGARQVDAEIGMAHNVGGTGATVVVHILGA
- a CDS encoding hydroxymethylglutaryl-CoA synthase, with translation MVGIYSYGVYIPRYRIKVPEIARVWGGNANDVMRGLGVFEKSVPDLDEDTATIAVEAARAALRRRTVDTDAVGAIYVGSESHPYAVKPTACTVGEAIGATPNMTAADYEFACKAGTAGIQTCMGMVKSGMIPLGIAIGADVAQGAPGDALEYTAAAGGAAFVIGNEDVIAEINHTCSFTTDTPDFWRREGQNYPRHGGRFTGDPGYFKHVQGAARLMLDAMKTGPKDYDYAVFHQPNAKFPQRVAKMLGFTDEQIRPGLVVPRLGNTYSGASMIGLAATLDVAKPGDRIFVTSFGSGAGSDAFDITVTDAIESAGFDRAAAPSVEKLLANPTYLDYALYAKHKGKIVMQK
- a CDS encoding DUF120 domain-containing protein, which encodes MVEAEDLQSLKTIALLGGCRGPIWLSSQSLGNELGISPQTASRRLIALERQQFVARTMKPDGQYVAVTREGEQALKREYADYVRIFNPDQRRYTLTGTVISGLGEGRYYMSIPHYKEQFGSCLGFEPFPGTLNIRLDAASIVVRNQLDHAGWIEIPGFTADERTFGGAKVIPCRIRGQRCAIVEPSRTHYPEDTIEVIAGCELRKSLNLNDNDTIEVEITHD
- a CDS encoding recombinase family protein, translating into MKRDAVAYLNTRKKGDFAAQKEEVEDFCKYRFQIVEIFHDHRANATPPEKRKGFAAMLEYCSANNCPDIIIYDLAGLARDLDAGLAALKTLNEQYTVYCVNNDFFGSRDDPEQRRAAIGNFIEYMEQYRESARKAAPAVSKKTKKDNGRPIGRPRALNEGQVEALLTVRQAGTSISQICRMFDVSRSTVSKILADYPELKGEWKGARKEPEE
- the ribB gene encoding 3,4-dihydroxy-2-butanone-4-phosphate synthase, whose translation is MIDAAIQALARGEFVLLYDFDDRERETDFAIRSDAVTPAHIRQMRKDGGGLICTAVHPVAAKRLGLPFAHEVLRACSLVERDGEVPYDPKNHSSFSLWVNHRETYTGVTDRDRALTVTAIADEVKKSLNGGGHDFAAHFRTPGHMALLRAADRLLDERRGQTELSIALAGMADITPAVTICEMLDDETGFALSKEGAMEYARKHGLVFVEGKQVLDRWESLKQQE
- a CDS encoding class I SAM-dependent methyltransferase, coding for MGEEQWCLAVPRREAEERRRRLLEEGLLDRRFRPRPEGDAILFPVTEEVPGTVRCEFEAVSERLDLPRHELVGGIAIMQENDPEGAERLLASRPSLATVLFPETAVEGEYRTRRFSVLAGVPATRTRVTEYGHSFDVDLSLAYFSARLSTERQRVLGAMEEGERVLDMFAGVGPFAITLAGKAGIVVAADLNPAAVHLLIENIALNRTGNVIPVLADAAHLPRLGFPPFDRIVMNLPLAAPEFLPAAAALCRDGGTIHLYALEEEEGEYLPRIREVTRGEVAERQVRTYSPGKWHAVYDITVEKEGR